Within the Deinococcus peraridilitoris DSM 19664 genome, the region TTCGCTTACTGATCCCGTGGTGGACGACCTCAAGGCGGCTCCACAACTGCATCAGGGTGTCGCCCGCCAGTAAATGCAGGCTTGCCTCCCGCCACCCGCGACCTTCGTCAGCACGTTCACCACAACGAACGGCCACGCCCTCCCCGCTCAAGTGGTTCCCGAATCAGGAATAAGACCGCCAGTACCACCCGAACAGATTGATCATTACTGTCGCGCCCCGCCAGAGCAGCCCGGCAGGCCGCTCACGGTCATGCGTGAGTGCCTGCCGAGCGAAACTGTACGAGGTGACGACTTCCCGCCAGGAACCCTGACGGATTACTTGCCTTTCGCGGCTTTCTTCGTCGCGTCGTACGCGTGATGCAGGAAATCCGACATGGTCACCGCCACGAAGATGCTCGCGATGAGGCGTGTTGGGCGTGGCGCGAGCACCAGACCGAAGGCCAGCGCACCCGCCACCCATGGTCCCGTGCACCACGGGCAGGTGACGAGTTGACCCATGGCTTTCTGCCAGCCTTCTCCGCGTGGTTCCTCGTTCACTTCTCCCGCACCGCCATTGCCGTCGTAGCGAGTGAACGGCGCGCGGAAGGGGCTGGTCACCCAATCCTTGGTGATCAACCGGGTGAGCTTGTGCGTCGCGACGCCCAGCAGCAGGAGATCGCGCGTACTCACCTCGTGCGGCAGGCCACCCCGAGAGTTCAGGCTGGTGGCCATCAGCCCCGCGAAGGCGGCGCCGTAAATACCGACCAGCCCGGCGTATGGCCCGAGCGGCTTTGATTTGTCCGGCGAGTACCCAGCAAAGACGTTCCCCTGGTTGCTTTGCGTACCTTGCTCTTGTTCCGTCATGCTTCACTTCCTTTCTTTCCGCGTCGGGCGCGTCGCAGCAGCCTGTACGGGATCCCGCACGCTGTTGAACGGGGTGCGTAGGCGAGGTCGAGGTCGAGGCTGAACGCCCAGTGCAGGTCCGAGCCATAGCGTTTGCGTTGCTCGTCGGTGAGTTCCTGGCCGGCCCGCTCCGCCGCTTTCTCCGCCGCGACCCCGTACGCCATCTTGCCGTCACGCGCTTCGTTCTCGCGCTGGCGGTCTTCCCCGCTTTCCTGCTGATACAGGAACGTGGTGGCTTTCCCCATTACCCAGGACGAGTTTCGCGCCCCGCTCGGCGAACATCAGGGCGGCTTCCCGGCCGATGCCACTTGAAGCGCCGGCAAGACGACACCTGTTCATTCCGTGGTCCGGGCATTGGGTCCTCCGGGTTATCACTTCTTGCGTCTACCGTGCAGGGCGTGGAACACGAGGGCGGTTCCAACACCGTAGATCACGTGACCCATCAGGGGAGCGGGCCACTTGCGTGGGGGTTCGTCGGTCGTGCGTTTCATGATGCCGACGGCAGGCATCCACCCTTCGAAGCTGATCGCCCACACGATCAAGCCGAACAAAGCGCCCGCGGCTGGGACTGGCAGACTGCGATGCTCGTCGCGTACCCGCCCGTAAAATGAGCCCATGAACGCGCTGTAGCCGAGATGGACGGCCAGGGCGGCCAGCATTTCCTGCCTGTCGTTGAGGAGGTTCGGTTGTCCAACGAGGCGTTCGCCCCACTGCACCGCGAGCTTCGGGGCGAAGTGCCCGGGCTCCATGTCTTTCGGCAGCACTTTCGGCGCGACCTCCTGAATCATCAAGGTCATGAGGGCCCCTCCGGCGAATCCGCCAATCGCGCCGGGTTTGGCTGCGTCGTTCATGCTCATTGGCGCCGTCCTTTCTGTCTCGTGTCTTGTCGTGATTTCCCGGTGTTTGCCAGGGCTGGCCAAGCCGAGCTTAGAAGTGTTCAGGGTGAGCCTTGTGTCATCGAGGTGACGTAAGTAAAGGTGGGTCAAATGCTTTAAGCCTCAATGAAAAACCAACAACGAGAAGGAAGAGCAACAGGAACCCGGAATGCTCACAAAGGCGACGGA harbors:
- a CDS encoding DUF1360 domain-containing protein, with protein sequence MTEQEQGTQSNQGNVFAGYSPDKSKPLGPYAGLVGIYGAAFAGLMATSLNSRGGLPHEVSTRDLLLLGVATHKLTRLITKDWVTSPFRAPFTRYDGNGGAGEVNEEPRGEGWQKAMGQLVTCPWCTGPWVAGALAFGLVLAPRPTRLIASIFVAVTMSDFLHHAYDATKKAAKGK
- a CDS encoding DUF1440 domain-containing protein, which gives rise to MNDAAKPGAIGGFAGGALMTLMIQEVAPKVLPKDMEPGHFAPKLAVQWGERLVGQPNLLNDRQEMLAALAVHLGYSAFMGSFYGRVRDEHRSLPVPAAGALFGLIVWAISFEGWMPAVGIMKRTTDEPPRKWPAPLMGHVIYGVGTALVFHALHGRRKK